Proteins found in one Erythrobacter sp. 3-20A1M genomic segment:
- a CDS encoding GbsR/MarR family transcriptional regulator produces the protein MTTRKITLSEAETDFIERRGISAESDGQARITGRIWALLMVVARDLTSTEIADTLMVSRGSVSTNLRLLEGLKIIERRSKPGERETYFGMSEHPYTLLIKQLIERFAGYRRMIEAASSRMERPECRENVASLAKFYELQERGHRYMLAELERFEK, from the coding sequence ATGACGACCCGCAAGATCACGTTGAGCGAAGCAGAAACGGATTTTATCGAACGCAGGGGCATCAGCGCCGAATCAGACGGCCAGGCGCGCATCACCGGGCGGATATGGGCGCTCCTGATGGTCGTGGCGCGCGACCTGACGTCTACCGAGATAGCAGACACCTTGATGGTGAGCCGCGGCAGCGTCAGCACGAACCTTCGCTTGCTGGAAGGTCTCAAGATCATCGAACGGCGATCGAAGCCGGGAGAACGTGAGACCTACTTCGGTATGTCCGAGCATCCTTACACCTTGCTCATCAAGCAGCTCATCGAACGGTTTGCGGGCTATCGCCGCATGATCGAGGCTGCATCCAGCAGGATGGAACGACCGGAATGCCGGGAAAACGTCGCCAGCCTTGCAAAGTTCTACGAGCTGCAGGAACGCGGCCATCGATATATGCTCGCCGAGCTCGAGAGGTTCGAAAAGTGA
- a CDS encoding MipA/OmpV family protein, with translation MPGLKLSLVFSVAIAALSATPVLAQKNSGDEPRRTRIALGPQITPSYPGSDDLSVRPFFDIARAAGDDEFEFEAPDEGFGFALLRGDRFSAGPSLGFEGKRSSSEVGGAFPDVDISIELGAFAQYQLSDRIRLRAEGRQAVTGHDGFIANLGADYVWREGDRQLFSIGPRVTVTDSSYQNAYFGVRPADAAASGLPAYDPDGGVQAIGATTGYIRQLTPRWGIYSYAKYDRLVGDPADSPLVERFGSRNQFSGGVALTYTFGRNVP, from the coding sequence ATGCCCGGACTTAAGCTCTCTCTCGTCTTTTCCGTCGCCATCGCGGCTCTGTCCGCGACGCCGGTGCTTGCTCAGAAAAACAGCGGGGATGAACCGCGACGGACCCGCATAGCACTGGGGCCGCAGATCACGCCGAGCTATCCAGGCTCGGACGATCTTTCCGTCCGGCCGTTCTTCGATATCGCGCGCGCCGCCGGCGACGACGAGTTCGAATTCGAAGCGCCGGACGAGGGCTTCGGCTTCGCGCTTCTGCGTGGCGACAGGTTCTCGGCAGGACCGTCGCTGGGGTTCGAGGGAAAGCGATCGTCCTCCGAGGTGGGCGGCGCTTTTCCGGATGTCGATATTTCGATCGAGCTGGGAGCCTTCGCCCAGTATCAGTTGAGCGACCGCATTCGCCTGCGGGCCGAAGGAAGGCAGGCCGTTACCGGACATGATGGCTTCATCGCCAATCTGGGTGCCGATTACGTCTGGCGCGAGGGCGATCGGCAGCTTTTCTCCATCGGTCCGCGGGTGACCGTGACGGACAGCAGCTACCAGAATGCCTATTTCGGAGTTCGCCCGGCAGACGCAGCGGCGTCGGGTCTGCCGGCCTACGATCCCGATGGCGGCGTTCAGGCGATCGGTGCGACCACCGGCTACATCCGCCAGCTTACGCCGCGCTGGGGTATCTACAGCTACGCCAAATACGATCGGCTCGTAGGCGATCCTGCCGATTCACCCTTGGTCGAGCGGTTCGGCTCGCGGAACCAGTTTTCCGGCGGGGTCGCGCTCACCTATACCTTCGGCCGGAACGTCCCATGA
- a CDS encoding ion channel, protein MTITMQLVIGAVMVGLTMVVQAGFVAAAFALDDRMIPSRFRKSRTGTTLLLASATIWMLLALSAAAWLWAGLFMTLGAFQELEPALYFATVSLTTLGFGDVILSPEVRLLSAIVAANGLIMFGLSTAFLLDFVGELRTEGRATASRTK, encoded by the coding sequence ATGACGATCACCATGCAACTCGTGATCGGTGCCGTGATGGTCGGACTGACGATGGTCGTCCAGGCGGGCTTCGTGGCAGCGGCATTCGCTCTCGATGATCGGATGATCCCGTCACGGTTCCGCAAATCGCGGACGGGAACGACGCTGCTCCTTGCGAGCGCGACGATCTGGATGCTTCTCGCACTCTCGGCGGCGGCGTGGCTCTGGGCCGGTCTGTTCATGACCTTGGGGGCTTTTCAGGAGCTCGAACCGGCTCTGTATTTCGCCACGGTCTCGCTCACCACCCTCGGCTTCGGCGATGTCATCCTGTCGCCCGAGGTGCGGCTACTGTCGGCGATCGTGGCGGCCAACGGCCTCATCATGTTCGGTCTCAGCACCGCCTTCCTGCTCGATTTCGTAGGCGAACTTCGCACAGAGGGGCGGGCAACCGCGTCTCGCACCAAATAG
- the glmS gene encoding glutamine--fructose-6-phosphate transaminase (isomerizing), whose amino-acid sequence MCGIIGIVSQRAVANRLTDGLRRMEYRGYDSAGLCTLDDEQLIRRRAQGKLDNLIAVLAQEPAPGDLGIAHTRWATHGAPTAANAHPHATGEVAIVHNGIIENFRSLREELQADGRTMESETDSEVVAHLISREVESGAAPREAVETVLPRLRGAFALAMLFRQHSDMLIGARLGSPLVVGYGEGEMFLGSDALALAPLTQRISYLEEGDWVVITREGAQIYDQNNEPVEREIVASGASAAAVEKGNYRHYMQKEIFEQPTVVAQTLSSYVRQADASVALPQIDFDLSAIRRITIVACGTSYYAGLVAKYWIEQFARVPVDIDVASEFRYREPVLEEGGLAIFISQSGETADTLAALRHCRAEGQTIAAVVNVPTSTMAREADLLLPTHAGPEIGVASTKAFTCQLAVLAALAAHLAVRKGRMNREEEQEIVRHLLEAPAGLNRALDHDEDIAEMAPLIAPARDVLYLGRGSDFPMALEGALKLKEISYIHAEGYASGEMKHGPIALIDDKVPVIVIAPSGPLFEKTVSNMQEVRARGGKVVLISDADGIAEAGEGCLATIEMPRVHPLIAPLVYAVPVQLLAYHVAVVKGTDVDQPRNLAKSVTVE is encoded by the coding sequence ATGTGCGGAATCATAGGTATCGTCAGCCAGCGCGCCGTCGCCAATCGGTTGACCGACGGGCTGCGCCGGATGGAATATCGCGGCTATGACAGCGCAGGGTTGTGCACCCTGGACGACGAACAACTGATCCGCCGCCGGGCGCAGGGCAAGCTCGACAATCTGATTGCCGTGCTGGCGCAGGAGCCGGCCCCGGGCGATCTGGGCATTGCCCATACGCGCTGGGCGACGCACGGCGCGCCCACTGCCGCCAACGCGCATCCGCACGCGACGGGCGAGGTGGCGATCGTTCACAATGGTATCATCGAGAACTTCCGGTCGCTGCGCGAGGAATTGCAGGCGGACGGTCGCACGATGGAAAGCGAAACAGATAGCGAGGTCGTCGCCCATCTGATCTCGCGCGAGGTCGAAAGCGGGGCGGCCCCGCGCGAGGCGGTGGAAACCGTTCTGCCACGCCTGCGCGGTGCCTTCGCGCTCGCGATGCTGTTCCGCCAGCATTCCGACATGCTGATCGGCGCGCGGCTCGGCTCTCCACTGGTGGTGGGCTATGGCGAGGGGGAGATGTTCCTCGGTTCCGATGCGCTGGCGCTCGCCCCGCTGACGCAGCGCATCTCCTATCTCGAGGAAGGCGACTGGGTCGTGATTACGCGCGAGGGGGCGCAGATCTACGACCAGAACAACGAACCGGTGGAGCGTGAGATAGTCGCCTCGGGTGCCAGCGCCGCGGCGGTCGAGAAGGGCAATTACCGCCACTACATGCAGAAGGAGATTTTCGAGCAGCCGACCGTAGTGGCGCAGACCCTGTCGAGCTACGTCCGGCAAGCCGATGCCAGCGTGGCGCTGCCGCAGATCGACTTCGACCTCTCCGCCATCCGCCGCATCACCATCGTCGCGTGCGGAACGTCCTATTACGCCGGGCTGGTCGCCAAATACTGGATCGAGCAATTCGCCCGGGTGCCTGTCGACATCGATGTGGCGAGCGAGTTCCGTTATCGCGAGCCAGTGCTGGAGGAAGGCGGGCTCGCCATCTTCATCTCGCAGAGTGGGGAAACGGCGGACACGCTGGCCGCACTGCGCCATTGTCGTGCCGAAGGGCAGACGATCGCGGCGGTGGTCAACGTGCCGACCAGCACCATGGCGCGCGAGGCGGACTTGCTGCTGCCGACGCATGCGGGGCCGGAAATCGGCGTTGCGAGCACCAAGGCGTTTACGTGTCAGCTAGCGGTGCTCGCCGCGCTCGCGGCCCATCTCGCAGTGCGCAAGGGGCGGATGAACCGGGAAGAGGAGCAGGAGATCGTGCGCCATCTGCTGGAGGCACCGGCCGGCCTCAACCGCGCGCTGGATCACGATGAAGACATTGCCGAAATGGCGCCGCTGATCGCACCGGCGCGCGACGTCCTTTATCTCGGGCGCGGGTCGGATTTCCCCATGGCCCTGGAAGGGGCGCTGAAGCTGAAGGAAATCAGCTATATTCATGCGGAAGGCTATGCCAGCGGCGAGATGAAGCACGGTCCGATCGCGCTGATCGACGACAAGGTGCCGGTGATCGTCATTGCCCCGTCGGGCCCGCTGTTCGAGAAGACCGTCTCGAACATGCAGGAAGTGCGGGCGCGTGGGGGCAAGGTGGTGCTGATTTCGGACGCGGACGGCATCGCCGAAGCCGGCGAAGGCTGCCTCGCGACGATCGAGATGCCCCGTGTGCACCCGCTGATCGCGCCGCTGGTCTATGCAGTGCCCGTGCAACTGCTCGCCTATCACGTGGCAGTGGTGAAGGGCACCGACGTGGACCAGCCCCGCAACCTCGCGAAGTCAGTGACGGTAGAGTAG
- a CDS encoding DMT family transporter codes for MQTDDRAGLVFALAGFACLSFGDAIIKTMAGQWSSLAVAALRYAFGAVGLSALLLVHEGPRAFRPAKPWLQAARGLFVALATLCFFSAVFVMPLAEATAIVFVSPIITALLSRPLLGERVYPSTVIASVIAFVGVLIVLRPNVAAIGVAAFLPLGSAIFMSLLVIANRASSGQGSALSMQSFVAGFAAPVLIAAALLGQASGVEPLRFGWPEWDVIARCAIVAVTASTAHWLIYLATMRAGAATIAPMTYVQLLVASALGWWWFGDRPDMVTYAGALVIIVAGLYLWYAGRQRQRAARRAMTIDS; via the coding sequence ATGCAGACCGACGACCGCGCGGGGCTCGTCTTTGCGCTGGCGGGCTTCGCCTGCCTTTCTTTCGGCGACGCGATCATCAAGACCATGGCCGGGCAATGGTCCTCGCTGGCGGTGGCCGCGCTGCGCTACGCTTTCGGTGCCGTGGGCCTGAGCGCATTGTTGCTGGTTCACGAGGGACCACGCGCCTTCCGCCCGGCCAAGCCGTGGCTGCAGGCCGCGCGCGGTCTTTTCGTCGCGCTGGCGACGCTGTGCTTCTTCTCCGCGGTGTTCGTCATGCCGCTGGCCGAGGCGACAGCGATCGTCTTCGTATCCCCCATCATCACCGCGCTGCTGTCCCGCCCGTTGCTGGGGGAACGGGTGTATCCTTCCACCGTGATCGCTTCTGTAATCGCTTTCGTTGGCGTGCTGATCGTGTTGCGCCCGAATGTCGCGGCGATCGGTGTCGCAGCCTTCCTGCCATTGGGATCGGCCATCTTCATGTCGCTGCTGGTGATCGCCAATCGCGCGTCGAGCGGGCAGGGCAGCGCGCTGTCCATGCAGAGCTTCGTCGCCGGCTTCGCCGCGCCAGTGCTGATCGCCGCCGCGCTTCTCGGGCAGGCGAGCGGGGTCGAGCCTTTGCGCTTCGGCTGGCCCGAATGGGACGTGATCGCCCGTTGCGCGATCGTGGCCGTCACCGCCAGCACCGCGCACTGGCTGATCTATCTTGCCACCATGCGCGCGGGCGCGGCGACCATCGCGCCGATGACCTATGTGCAGTTGCTGGTGGCGAGCGCGCTGGGCTGGTGGTGGTTCGGCGACCGACCCGATATGGTCACCTATGCCGGCGCGCTGGTGATCATCGTGGCGGGTCTGTACCTCTGGTATGCCGGTCGGCAGCGGCAACGCGCGGCGCGCCGCGCCATGACAATTGATTCATAG
- a CDS encoding CpaF family protein: MSAFGRKTGPGGATGSRPSFGVARPMKGGERADPAKSGEKGGEQFPPLPEDEEEKSEFFGNEAAPGSGTKKQTDALARLTDRANAVHEKQEVGGFEASIHKIKEEVLPRLLERVDPEAAATLSKDELSDEFRPIIMEVLAELKATLNRREQFALEKVLIDELLGFGPLEELLHDPDVTDIMVNGPEQTYIEKNGKLIVAPIRFRDEQHLFQIAQRIVNQVGRRVDQTTPLADARLKDGSRVNVIVPPLSLRGTAISIRKFSEKPITLDMLKQFGSMDDKMCTALKIAGACRMNVVISGGTGSGKTTMLNALSKMIDPGERVLTIEDAAELRLQQPHWLPLETRPPNLEGQGAITIGDLVKNALRMRPDRIILGEIRGAECFDLLAAMNTGHDGSMCTLHANSPRECLGRMENMILMGDIKIPKEAISRQIAESVDLIVQVKRLRDGSRRTTNITEVIGMEGDVIVTQELFKFEYLDETDEGKIIGEFRASGLRPYTLEKARQFGFDQAYLEACL; this comes from the coding sequence ATGAGCGCATTTGGACGAAAGACGGGACCGGGCGGAGCGACAGGTTCGCGGCCTTCCTTCGGTGTCGCCCGCCCCATGAAGGGCGGCGAACGCGCCGACCCGGCCAAGTCCGGCGAAAAGGGGGGGGAGCAGTTTCCGCCCCTGCCCGAGGATGAGGAAGAAAAGAGCGAATTCTTCGGCAACGAGGCCGCCCCCGGATCCGGTACCAAGAAGCAGACCGATGCCCTCGCTCGGCTGACCGACCGGGCCAACGCGGTCCACGAGAAGCAGGAAGTCGGCGGCTTCGAAGCGAGCATCCACAAGATCAAGGAGGAGGTGCTGCCACGCCTGCTCGAGCGGGTCGATCCGGAAGCGGCCGCAACGCTGAGCAAGGACGAGCTGTCGGACGAGTTCCGACCGATCATCATGGAGGTGCTGGCCGAGCTCAAGGCCACGCTCAACCGGCGCGAGCAATTCGCGCTCGAAAAGGTCCTGATCGACGAGCTGCTCGGCTTCGGGCCGCTGGAGGAACTGCTACACGATCCGGACGTGACCGACATCATGGTCAACGGACCGGAACAGACCTACATCGAAAAGAACGGCAAGCTGATCGTCGCCCCGATCCGCTTCCGCGACGAACAGCATCTGTTCCAGATCGCCCAACGCATCGTGAACCAGGTCGGCCGCCGCGTCGACCAGACCACGCCGCTGGCCGATGCCCGGCTGAAGGACGGCAGCCGCGTCAACGTGATCGTGCCGCCGCTATCTCTGCGCGGCACCGCGATCTCGATTCGTAAATTCTCCGAGAAGCCGATCACGCTCGACATGCTGAAGCAATTCGGTTCGATGGACGACAAGATGTGCACGGCGCTGAAGATCGCCGGCGCATGCCGGATGAACGTGGTCATTTCGGGCGGCACCGGTTCGGGTAAGACCACCATGCTCAATGCGCTGTCGAAGATGATCGATCCGGGTGAGCGCGTGCTGACGATCGAGGACGCGGCCGAATTGCGCCTGCAGCAGCCGCACTGGCTGCCGCTGGAAACACGCCCGCCGAACCTCGAGGGCCAAGGCGCGATCACCATCGGCGACCTCGTCAAGAACGCCCTGCGTATGCGGCCCGACCGGATTATCCTGGGCGAGATTCGCGGCGCGGAATGTTTCGACCTTCTCGCCGCCATGAACACGGGCCACGACGGCTCCATGTGTACGCTTCACGCGAACTCCCCGCGCGAGTGCCTGGGGCGTATGGAGAACATGATCCTGATGGGCGACATCAAGATCCCGAAGGAGGCCATCAGCCGCCAGATCGCGGAAAGCGTGGACCTGATCGTTCAGGTGAAGCGCCTGCGCGACGGCAGCCGTCGCACGACCAACATCACCGAGGTGATCGGGATGGAAGGCGACGTGATCGTCACGCAGGAACTGTTCAAGTTCGAATATCTGGACGAGACCGACGAGGGCAAGATCATCGGCGAGTTCCGCGCTTCGGGGCTGCGTCCCTACACGCTGGAAAAGGCACGCCAGTTCGGCTTCGACCAGGCCTATCTGGAGGCGTGCCTCTAG
- a CDS encoding DMT family transporter, protein MDGSVAAPRPILALVIRFFAAGSLATMAMLVKLAGSRGVALPELLFWRQAVTLVVLGSAIALTGRLATLRTERLGAHARRAFLGVTSMAFVYGAVLLLPLAEATVLGFTTPLFAVLIALIWFRERIGIYRWTAVGLGFLGVGIVMLPDLGGGVSVEGLAVGLIAGAFVALISFLIQDLNRSESPWSIVFWFVAFTTPALALFLPFVGAAHDPTTWGIVIAMGLAGAVAQLFLTWSLRFGSAATIIVIDYTSLVWAVFYGEPVFGRLPPATLWLGAPLIIGAGLVVAWREHRLSRRNRAG, encoded by the coding sequence ATGGATGGTTCCGTCGCCGCCCCCCGCCCCATTCTGGCGCTGGTCATCCGTTTCTTCGCGGCGGGGTCGCTCGCGACCATGGCGATGCTTGTCAAACTCGCCGGGTCGCGCGGAGTCGCTCTGCCCGAACTGCTGTTCTGGCGTCAGGCGGTCACGCTGGTGGTGCTCGGGAGTGCGATCGCGCTGACTGGGCGCCTCGCGACTCTGCGGACGGAACGCCTGGGTGCTCATGCGCGCCGCGCCTTCCTGGGCGTTACCAGCATGGCGTTCGTGTATGGCGCGGTCCTGCTCCTCCCGCTGGCGGAGGCGACCGTGCTCGGCTTCACCACCCCTCTGTTCGCGGTGCTGATCGCGCTCATCTGGTTCCGGGAGCGGATCGGTATCTATCGCTGGACCGCCGTCGGGCTCGGATTCCTGGGCGTGGGCATCGTGATGCTGCCCGACCTGGGGGGCGGTGTGTCGGTAGAGGGGCTGGCGGTGGGCCTGATCGCGGGGGCATTCGTCGCGCTTATCTCCTTCCTGATCCAGGATCTGAACCGGTCCGAGAGCCCGTGGTCGATCGTGTTCTGGTTCGTCGCCTTCACCACGCCGGCGCTGGCGCTGTTCCTGCCGTTCGTCGGCGCGGCGCACGATCCGACGACCTGGGGTATCGTCATCGCGATGGGGCTGGCGGGCGCGGTGGCGCAGTTGTTCCTGACCTGGTCGCTGCGCTTCGGTTCCGCCGCGACGATCATCGTGATCGACTACACCTCGCTCGTCTGGGCGGTCTTCTATGGCGAGCCGGTGTTCGGTCGCCTGCCCCCGGCCACACTGTGGCTGGGGGCGCCGCTGATCATCGGAGCCGGGCTCGTCGTCGCCTGGCGCGAGCACCGGCTCAGCCGCCGGAACCGAGCGGGGTGA
- a CDS encoding entericidin A/B family lipoprotein, with protein sequence MAIGVAALGLTATACNTVKGMGRDVESVGQAGDDAIN encoded by the coding sequence ATGGCGATCGGTGTCGCCGCCCTCGGACTCACCGCGACCGCCTGCAATACGGTCAAGGGAATGGGCCGGGATGTCGAATCGGTCGGCCAGGCCGGCGACGACGCCATCAACTGA
- a CDS encoding deoxyguanosinetriphosphate triphosphohydrolase, which translates to MADRVPSAGPLAHLAARPEASQGREFEQPGDGTRGPRSAFQRDRDRIIHSIAFRRLRSKTQVFVAPDGDHYRTRLTHSLEVAQIARVIARALGLDEDLTEALSLAHDIGHPPFGHAGEDALDQAIAAHGGFDHNAQTLRTLMRIENPYPTHDGLNLSWEVLEGLAKHNGPVDAPHWSLAELDRAFPMDLATWPSLEAQVAAVADDIAYDNHDIDDGLRAGFLELDDLLTLDFVRDQWREVERRFPSAPRDRQLRELVRGQIGWMVNDVIEQARKVAGGLGSRSEIASAGQVAGFSPAMRAAERRLKAFMYARLYHHPQQVETADKARVVIGHLFDAYCATPALLGPGWAEKLPADEPQRSRHTADYIAGMTDRFALDRCRELDVAIPDDLSNV; encoded by the coding sequence ATGGCTGATCGCGTCCCCAGCGCGGGACCGCTGGCCCACCTTGCCGCGCGACCGGAGGCGTCGCAAGGACGCGAATTCGAACAGCCGGGCGATGGAACCCGTGGGCCCCGCAGCGCATTCCAGCGGGACCGGGACCGGATCATCCATTCGATCGCCTTCCGCCGCCTGCGTTCCAAGACGCAGGTCTTCGTCGCACCCGATGGCGATCACTATCGCACCCGGCTGACACACAGCCTGGAAGTGGCGCAGATCGCGCGGGTGATCGCGCGTGCGCTGGGGCTGGACGAGGACCTGACCGAGGCGCTCAGCCTGGCGCACGATATCGGTCACCCCCCCTTCGGGCACGCGGGCGAGGATGCGCTGGACCAGGCGATTGCTGCGCATGGCGGTTTCGACCACAACGCGCAGACGCTGCGCACACTCATGCGGATCGAGAACCCCTATCCCACGCATGATGGCCTCAATCTCAGCTGGGAAGTGCTGGAAGGCCTCGCCAAGCATAACGGCCCGGTCGACGCACCGCACTGGTCGCTCGCCGAGCTCGACCGCGCCTTCCCCATGGACCTCGCGACCTGGCCTTCGCTGGAAGCGCAGGTCGCCGCGGTGGCGGACGACATTGCTTACGACAATCACGACATCGACGATGGGCTGCGCGCCGGGTTCCTGGAGCTGGACGACCTCCTGACGCTCGATTTTGTCCGCGACCAATGGCGCGAGGTGGAGCGGCGTTTCCCGAGCGCGCCCCGCGATCGCCAGTTGCGCGAGCTGGTGCGCGGCCAGATCGGCTGGATGGTCAACGATGTGATCGAGCAGGCGCGCAAGGTGGCGGGAGGGCTCGGCTCGCGCAGCGAGATCGCGAGCGCGGGCCAGGTCGCGGGGTTTTCACCTGCCATGCGGGCGGCTGAGCGTCGGCTCAAGGCCTTTATGTATGCTCGGCTCTATCATCACCCACAGCAAGTGGAGACGGCGGACAAGGCGCGGGTGGTGATCGGACATCTGTTCGATGCCTACTGCGCCACGCCCGCGCTCCTGGGTCCGGGATGGGCTGAGAAGCTTCCTGCCGACGAGCCGCAGCGCAGCCGCCACACCGCCGATTACATCGCTGGAATGACCGATCGCTTCGCGCTCGACCGATGCCGTGAGCTCGATGTCGCGATACCCGATGATCTCAGCAATGTCTGA
- a CDS encoding aspartate/glutamate racemase family protein: MRKLGMIGGMSWISTETYYRRINERVRREIEPMASAPLLIESLDYRQLWGLLDEGDWSRAGDILEESAKRLADAGAQGLILCANSMHRLYDRLTDAVSIPVLHIADAVGAKMKADGATKNAALIGTRNVMTESFYRQRLVAQGIDLLPPDMSFAEQSDRIIYEQLMQGRAPRDAERYYRTVITQLEQAGAKAIVLACTELAIVVDVDANVLPIYDSARIHCNAAVDWMMDG, from the coding sequence TTGCGTAAGCTGGGAATGATCGGCGGGATGAGCTGGATCTCGACCGAAACCTATTATCGCCGCATCAACGAGCGGGTTCGCCGCGAGATCGAGCCGATGGCCTCCGCGCCGCTGTTGATAGAGAGTCTCGACTACCGGCAGCTTTGGGGGCTCCTCGACGAGGGCGACTGGAGCCGCGCGGGCGACATCCTGGAAGAATCGGCGAAACGGCTGGCGGATGCGGGCGCGCAAGGGCTGATCCTGTGCGCCAATTCGATGCACCGTCTCTACGACCGGCTGACTGATGCCGTTTCGATCCCCGTTCTGCACATCGCGGACGCGGTCGGCGCGAAGATGAAAGCGGACGGGGCGACGAAGAATGCGGCGCTGATCGGCACCCGTAACGTCATGACCGAAAGCTTCTATCGCCAGCGCCTGGTCGCGCAGGGCATCGATTTGCTGCCGCCCGATATGAGCTTCGCCGAACAGAGCGACCGGATCATTTACGAACAGCTGATGCAGGGGCGCGCGCCGCGCGATGCGGAACGTTATTACCGCACCGTGATCACACAGCTGGAGCAGGCGGGCGCGAAGGCGATCGTGCTCGCCTGCACCGAGCTGGCGATCGTGGTCGACGTCGATGCGAATGTCCTGCCGATTTACGATTCCGCGCGCATCCACTGCAATGCGGCGGTCGACTGGATGATGGATGGCTGA
- a CDS encoding NAD(P)(+) transhydrogenase (Re/Si-specific) subunit beta, whose amino-acid sequence MGTLLLAAPVAEHGPVNPWVALAYLVAGVCFILALRGLSSPATSRTGNRFGMAGMLIAVVTTLVTHFPRTHEQAAPDVVNIMPDWASMGEILAAIAIGAIIGLVTARRIAMTAMPQLVAAFHSLVGLAAVLVAGAAFLNPGAFGILDATGSILAVSRVEMILGAAIGAITFSGSVIAFAKLNGNMGGSPILLPARHVINLGTLAAIVVLTALYAMQPVAPAGEGWIFWIVLALAFAVGFLLIIPIGGADMPVVVSMLNSYSGWAAAAMGFTLHNTAMIITGALVGSSGAILSYIMCRAMNRSFLSVIAGGFGAETSSAGDGAPREQRPYKQGSAADAAFMLEQAEKVIIIPGYGMAVAQAQHALREMADVLKEKGVEVKYAIHPVAGRMPGHMNVLLAEANVPYDEVFELEDINSEFAQADVAFVIGANDVVNPAAKTDKSSPIYGMPVFDVGAAKQVFFIKRSMGGVGYAGVDNDVFYMDQTMMLLADAKKMVEEIVKAMD is encoded by the coding sequence ATGGGCACTCTTCTCCTCGCAGCGCCTGTCGCCGAGCATGGGCCGGTGAATCCCTGGGTCGCCCTCGCCTATCTCGTTGCGGGCGTCTGCTTCATCCTCGCGCTGCGCGGCCTCTCGAGTCCCGCCACCAGCCGCACCGGCAACCGCTTCGGCATGGCGGGTATGCTGATCGCGGTGGTGACCACTCTGGTGACCCATTTCCCCCGGACGCATGAACAGGCTGCGCCGGACGTCGTGAACATCATGCCCGACTGGGCTTCGATGGGTGAAATCCTCGCCGCCATCGCCATCGGCGCGATCATCGGCCTCGTCACCGCGCGGCGTATCGCGATGACTGCGATGCCGCAGCTGGTCGCGGCGTTCCACAGCCTCGTCGGCCTCGCCGCGGTGCTGGTCGCGGGGGCAGCGTTCCTCAATCCCGGCGCGTTCGGCATTCTCGATGCGACTGGCAGCATTCTTGCCGTCAGCCGGGTGGAGATGATCCTCGGCGCGGCGATCGGAGCCATCACGTTCTCGGGCTCGGTCATCGCCTTCGCGAAGCTCAACGGGAATATGGGCGGCTCGCCGATCCTGCTGCCCGCGCGCCATGTCATCAACCTGGGCACGCTGGCGGCGATCGTCGTCCTGACGGCGCTCTATGCGATGCAGCCGGTCGCCCCGGCGGGCGAGGGGTGGATCTTCTGGATCGTGCTCGCACTCGCCTTCGCCGTGGGCTTCCTGCTGATCATCCCGATCGGCGGGGCGGACATGCCGGTCGTGGTATCGATGCTGAACAGCTATTCGGGCTGGGCCGCGGCGGCGATGGGCTTCACCCTGCACAACACCGCGATGATCATCACCGGCGCGCTGGTCGGCAGCTCGGGCGCGATCCTCAGCTACATCATGTGCCGCGCGATGAACCGCAGCTTCCTGTCGGTAATCGCGGGTGGCTTCGGCGCGGAAACGTCCAGCGCAGGCGACGGGGCCCCGCGCGAACAGCGCCCCTACAAGCAGGGCAGCGCCGCCGATGCCGCCTTCATGCTGGAACAGGCGGAGAAGGTCATCATCATCCCCGGCTACGGCATGGCGGTGGCGCAGGCGCAGCACGCGCTGCGCGAAATGGCCGACGTGCTGAAGGAGAAGGGGGTGGAGGTGAAATACGCCATCCATCCCGTCGCCGGGCGTATGCCGGGGCACATGAACGTGCTGCTGGCCGAGGCCAATGTGCCCTATGACGAGGTGTTCGAGCTGGAGGACATCAATTCCGAATTCGCGCAGGCCGATGTCGCCTTCGTGATCGGGGCGAACGATGTCGTGAACCCGGCGGCGAAGACCGACAAGTCGAGCCCGATCTACGGTATGCCGGTGTTCGATGTCGGCGCGGCGAAGCAGGTGTTCTTCATCAAGCGTTCGATGGGCGGGGTCGGCTATGCCGGGGTCGACAACGACGTGTTCTACATGGATCAGACGATGATGCTGCTGGCCGATGCCAAGAAGATGGTCGAGGAAATCGTGAAGGCGATGGATTGA